The Medicago truncatula cultivar Jemalong A17 chromosome 4, MtrunA17r5.0-ANR, whole genome shotgun sequence genome includes a region encoding these proteins:
- the LOC25491836 gene encoding 21 kDa protein, translated as MEAFSSKILLIIFSFSFITHSIQANDRPYQQSNTLFIRNSCSSTTYPRLCYTSLVKHADFIQTNRMLLTGTALNVTLASAKSTSALMSTLSKGQGLNPREAAAMKDCVEVLSDSVDELRRSIDEMSRLRTSNFELTMSDVQTWVSAALTDQNTCTDGFQEINATENVKTLVRGSIVQVAQLTSNALALINKLSTSHG; from the coding sequence atggaggctTTTTCTTCAAAGATCCttctaataattttttcctttagtTTCATCACACACTCTATCCAAGCAAATGACAGACCATACCAACAATCCAACACCTTATTCATTAGAAATTCTTGTAGTTCCACAACTTACCCAAGACTATGCTACACATCCCTAGTGAAGCATGCCGATTTCATACAAACAAATCGCATGCTTTTAACAGGAACGGCCCTCAACGTGACTCTTGCATCGGCAAAATCAACCTCGGCTTTGATGTCAACTCTATCTAAAGGTCAGGGGTTGAACCCAAGAGAGGCTGCAGCTATGAAGGATTGCGTCGAAGTGCTGAGTGACTCCGTGGATGAACTACGAAGGTCTATCGATGAAATGAGTCGTCTTAGGACTTCAAATTTTGAGCTAACAATGAGTGATGTACAAACATGGGTTAGTGCTGCTTTGACGGATCAGAACACTTGTACCGACGGATTTCAAGAGATTAATGCTACGGAGAATGTTAAGACATTGGTAAGAGGGAGCATTGTGCAAGTTGCTCAATTAACTAGCAATGCTTTGGCTTTGATAAATAAACTTTCCACTTCACATGGTTAA
- the LOC25491837 gene encoding 21 kDa protein — protein sequence MEAFSSRILLTIFAFSFITHSIQANERPYQQSNTLFIRNSCSSTTYPRLCYTSLVKHADFIQTNQMLLTGTALNVTLASAKSTSALMSTLSKGQQLNPREAAAMKDCVEVLSDSVDELRRSIDEMSRLRTSNFEITMSDVQTWVSAALTDQNTCTDGFQEINATENVKTLVRGSIVQVAQLTSNALALINKLATSHG from the coding sequence atggagGCCTTTTCTTCAAGGATCCTTCTAACAATTTTTGCCTTTAGTTTCATCACACACTCTATCCAAGCAAATGAAAGACCATACCAACAATCCAACACCTTATTCATTAGAAATTCTTGTAGTTCCACAACTTACCCAAGACTATGCTACACATCCCTAGTGAAGCATGCCGATTTCATACAAACAAATCAAATGCTTTTAACAGGAACGGCCCTCAACGTGACTCTTGCATCGGCAAAATCAACCTCGGCTTTGATGTCAACTCTCTCTAAAGGTCAGCAGTTGAACCCAAGAGAGGCTGCAGCTATGAAGGATTGCGTCGAGGTGCTGAGTGACTCCGTTGATGAACTACGAAGGTCTATCGATGAAATGAGTCGTCTTAGGACTTCAAATTTTGAGATAACAATGAGTGATGTACAAACATGGGTTAGTGCTGCTTTGACGGATCAAAACACTTGTACCGACGGATTTCAAGAGATTAATGCTACGGAGAATGTTAAGACATTGGTAAGAGGGAGCATTGTGCAAGTAGCTCAGTTAACTAGCAATGCTTTGGCTTTGATAAATAAACTTGCCACTTCACATGGTTAA